One window of Coregonus clupeaformis isolate EN_2021a unplaced genomic scaffold, ASM2061545v1 scaf2529, whole genome shotgun sequence genomic DNA carries:
- the LOC121565685 gene encoding axin interactor, dorsalization-associated protein-like produces MDDLESELGSKALPEGTLLPRLPSEPGMSLLTIKIDKIGLKDAGQCIDPYMTVSVKDVNGIDLNPVQDTPVATRKEDTYIHFSVDIEIQRHIERLPKGVAIFFEFKHYKPKKGFTSTKCFAFMEMDEIKPGPIVIELYKKPTDFKRKKLQLLTKKPLYLHLHQTLHKD; encoded by the exons GAGTAAAGCATTACCTGAAG GTACATTGTTGCCACGGTTACCCTCAGAGCCCGGGATGTCGCTGCTCACGATAAAGATTGACAAGATTGGGCTGAAAGATGCAGGGCAATGCATTGATCCCTACATGACAGTTAGTGTGAaag ATGTGAATGGCATTGATTTGAACCCGGTGCAAGACACACCTGTGGCTACCCGAAAGGAGGACACATACATTCACTTCAGCGTAGACATCGAGATCCAGAGACATATCGAGAGACTACCAAAAG GGGTAGCTATTTTCTTTGAGTTCAAGCACTATAAACCCAAGAAGGGGTTTACCAGCACAAAATGTTTTGCCTTCATGGAAATGGATGAGATCAAACCTGGTCCCATTGTGATCGAGTT GTACAAGAAGCCCACTGACTTCAAGAGGAAGAAGCTCCAGCTCCTGACAAAGAAGCCACTCTATCTCCACCTCCACCAGACGTTGCACAAAGATTAA